In Oceaniferula marina, the following proteins share a genomic window:
- a CDS encoding VPLPA-CTERM sorting domain-containing protein, with protein MRKKSILLALLLFGNANASTQVYWDMPNIVDEVFKIDNVTPLSANSVWQLIWTPDGVISSFNSTNPFEVDSSEVVMFEFNNPNGSYVVGETVDEASDIYVGGYVYTRVFDYTGATSGFNLLDLDGMMYAESGVSGQLEKIDAVPAGSSTTHNPFAGPTVVDQTFNVVPEPASIAFLLMGFGGLVGFRKRMR; from the coding sequence ATGCGAAAAAAATCTATTCTTTTAGCCTTACTTCTTTTCGGCAACGCCAATGCATCCACGCAGGTATACTGGGATATGCCCAATATAGTGGATGAAGTTTTTAAAATCGATAATGTGACTCCACTGTCTGCCAATTCCGTCTGGCAGTTAATTTGGACTCCAGACGGAGTTATTTCTTCTTTTAATTCAACCAATCCTTTTGAGGTGGATTCCTCCGAAGTGGTTATGTTTGAATTTAATAATCCCAATGGATCCTATGTTGTAGGGGAAACTGTGGATGAGGCGTCTGATATCTATGTGGGCGGCTATGTATATACTCGTGTTTTTGATTATACCGGCGCCACTTCGGGGTTTAATCTGCTTGACCTCGATGGCATGATGTATGCGGAATCTGGTGTGTCGGGGCAACTTGAAAAAATCGATGCGGTCCCTGCAGGAAGTAGTACAACTCATAATCCATTTGCTGGACCTACTGTGGTTGATCAGACTTTTAATGTTGTCCCCGAACCCGCTAGCATTGCCTTTCTGTTGATGGGGTTTGGCGGGTTGGTTGGATTCCGGAAGCGCATGCGTTAG
- a CDS encoding SbcC/MukB-like Walker B domain-containing protein, producing MSRAINLSKIHALNWYGYRDSLPVKGNLVLAGVTGSGKSILMDLLMLVLVGPERARHHFNRSATGGKSDRTIKSYCLLDTKREENGQPQYFHHKGITTYIAAEFTWPDGQRVETWGLRLEYRGVSEHEGNITPFFCPASLERDDFLRRSEHDGKQYPATMAEFKQLIDSHQGRLFSSSREYLRDMSNPSHLNFNQDVIQRLLPSAMSFTNLKSFDDFCRQFVLPSEGIPVEDVISSFRDFETYERELHDLRGQLERLLAIRTHATTLKQAQQDQEVARYLTSETAFAFAKDLFDHGQQHLDQLRKENEEDEQRLAEIGELLTEVQRRRDTCTALLNESEEGRFYKRLCDELEEMEKRLEQLRNISAKVDRDIGNRLQQAKQWAQEIAQAPCDPPVNTAEFLTEIKLLDGCKQEENANHLSLLAAAADKLCKKIRDSFRKEDEQLRQFRREQEELQRHISLLQQGLPPHPQPLLTALQSQLPVLPGETPPQAARELYEITDESWRAAAEMAFSQKFSVFVSSDHFEAASNILKSLPESEIQQSQGQELIDRGAITSKPGKSGKIKKNALAGLFSCDDPAARSYIDQHFGKLIRVQSSDELHQHDSAISIDGIIKCGATISRPPGYDGTPFIGESGLQRQLESKQSRLREIEAELRRLEPIETEVQRLITERNNKIPHHTELTRQLIRIEELPGLESKHAEGMAQLQAVSTDQLEQLEQEIHDLEAQAQALQSENTSILRKGGIGEIRRTEKELANYKEEYLRREQEFLKIQQAINIYPHQARYDEWKQDMAERFPALDVQRREFSKAAQAAEQSSSQSSAEITIAMADFKREYHPKFDDLPDTPHETDAYERILQSIENADIPSYEKKSKQERRRWESLFRTQVLSRMQQALNNVENIISLLNVQLKQPIGHDRYKIAKKANPDFKVYRELIDRNALHHEDELFFASMGEELKQALEDFLQILTRKGSNSPEAARLLDYRQYFDYDLLVTDIRDPKLKPVSVDKQSGKMSGGENQSPYFVAILASYLHAYKRHETRRKEPSLALVPIDEAFSKLSGERIQNCILAMAQLDLQGMFSMSSGNIPYAFSQCDELIVISRKEERRGKRIGVRNVPVVLFRDSKDGKDWMKANGLEK from the coding sequence ATGAGCCGGGCCATCAACCTATCCAAAATCCACGCACTCAACTGGTACGGCTACCGAGACAGCCTACCCGTCAAAGGCAACCTCGTCCTCGCCGGCGTCACCGGCTCAGGGAAATCTATCCTCATGGATTTGCTGATGCTTGTCCTCGTCGGCCCCGAACGCGCACGCCATCACTTCAACCGTAGCGCCACCGGCGGAAAAAGTGACCGGACCATCAAAAGTTACTGCCTGCTCGATACCAAACGGGAGGAAAACGGCCAACCCCAATACTTCCACCACAAAGGAATCACCACCTACATCGCAGCCGAGTTCACTTGGCCCGATGGCCAGCGTGTCGAAACCTGGGGACTCCGACTCGAATACCGCGGCGTCTCCGAACACGAAGGAAACATCACCCCGTTCTTCTGTCCCGCATCCCTCGAACGGGACGATTTTCTCCGCCGCTCCGAACACGACGGCAAACAGTACCCGGCCACCATGGCCGAGTTCAAACAACTCATCGATTCCCACCAGGGACGGCTATTCAGTTCCTCGCGCGAATACCTGCGCGATATGTCCAACCCCAGCCACCTCAACTTCAACCAGGATGTCATCCAACGGCTACTGCCCTCCGCGATGTCATTCACCAACCTCAAAAGCTTCGACGACTTCTGCCGTCAGTTTGTCCTGCCCAGCGAGGGCATCCCGGTCGAGGATGTCATCTCCAGCTTTCGCGATTTCGAAACCTATGAACGCGAACTTCACGACCTGCGCGGCCAACTCGAGCGGCTGCTCGCCATCCGCACCCATGCCACCACCCTGAAGCAAGCGCAGCAAGACCAGGAGGTGGCACGCTACCTCACATCGGAAACCGCCTTTGCCTTCGCCAAGGACCTCTTCGACCACGGCCAACAACACCTCGACCAACTCCGTAAAGAAAATGAGGAGGATGAACAGCGCCTCGCTGAAATCGGCGAATTATTAACAGAGGTCCAGAGACGACGTGACACCTGCACCGCCCTGCTCAACGAATCCGAGGAAGGACGCTTCTACAAACGGCTCTGCGATGAGCTCGAGGAAATGGAAAAACGGCTCGAGCAACTGCGCAACATTTCCGCCAAAGTCGATAGAGACATCGGAAACCGACTCCAACAAGCGAAGCAGTGGGCTCAGGAAATCGCCCAGGCCCCTTGTGACCCACCGGTCAACACCGCCGAGTTCCTCACTGAAATCAAACTCCTCGATGGCTGCAAACAGGAAGAAAATGCCAACCACCTCTCACTCTTGGCCGCGGCCGCCGACAAACTGTGTAAAAAAATCCGCGATAGCTTCCGCAAAGAAGACGAACAACTGCGCCAATTTCGCCGGGAACAGGAAGAGCTCCAACGCCACATTTCCCTCCTCCAGCAAGGGCTCCCTCCACACCCCCAGCCACTCCTAACAGCCCTGCAAAGCCAGCTCCCCGTCCTGCCCGGAGAAACACCACCCCAGGCAGCACGCGAACTCTACGAGATCACCGACGAATCATGGCGTGCCGCCGCCGAAATGGCCTTCAGCCAAAAATTCTCCGTCTTTGTCAGCTCCGATCACTTCGAAGCCGCAAGCAACATCCTGAAATCCCTCCCGGAGTCCGAGATCCAACAGAGCCAAGGGCAGGAGTTGATCGACCGCGGGGCCATCACATCCAAACCCGGCAAGTCAGGGAAAATCAAAAAGAACGCCCTCGCCGGATTGTTCTCCTGCGATGACCCCGCCGCTCGTAGCTACATCGACCAACACTTTGGCAAGCTGATCCGCGTTCAGTCTTCCGACGAACTTCACCAACACGACTCCGCCATCTCCATCGATGGCATCATCAAATGCGGCGCCACCATCAGCCGCCCTCCCGGATACGACGGCACCCCCTTCATCGGTGAGTCCGGACTGCAGCGCCAACTTGAATCGAAACAAAGCCGACTGCGCGAAATCGAGGCCGAACTGCGCCGACTCGAACCCATCGAAACCGAAGTCCAACGACTGATCACCGAGCGCAATAACAAGATCCCGCACCACACCGAGCTCACCCGGCAATTGATCCGGATCGAAGAGCTCCCCGGACTGGAAAGCAAGCACGCCGAAGGTATGGCTCAGCTTCAGGCGGTCTCCACCGATCAGCTCGAACAACTCGAGCAGGAAATCCACGACCTCGAAGCCCAGGCACAGGCGCTGCAATCTGAAAACACCAGCATCCTGCGCAAAGGAGGTATCGGCGAAATCCGCCGCACCGAAAAAGAACTCGCCAACTACAAGGAAGAATACCTACGCCGTGAGCAGGAGTTTTTGAAAATCCAGCAGGCAATCAATATCTACCCGCACCAGGCACGCTACGACGAGTGGAAACAGGACATGGCGGAGCGCTTCCCCGCCCTCGATGTCCAGCGCAGAGAGTTCTCCAAAGCCGCCCAGGCTGCCGAACAATCCTCCAGCCAAAGCAGCGCCGAAATCACCATTGCCATGGCCGATTTCAAACGGGAATACCACCCGAAGTTCGACGACCTGCCGGATACACCCCATGAAACCGATGCCTACGAACGCATCCTGCAAAGCATCGAAAATGCAGATATTCCATCCTACGAAAAAAAATCCAAGCAGGAGCGTCGCCGATGGGAGTCCCTGTTCCGCACCCAGGTGCTCAGCCGGATGCAACAGGCACTCAACAACGTCGAAAACATCATCTCGCTGCTCAACGTCCAACTCAAACAGCCGATCGGCCACGACCGCTACAAGATTGCCAAAAAAGCCAACCCGGATTTCAAAGTCTACCGCGAACTCATCGACCGCAACGCCCTGCACCACGAAGACGAATTGTTTTTCGCCAGTATGGGTGAGGAACTCAAACAAGCACTCGAAGACTTCCTCCAGATCCTCACCCGCAAGGGGAGCAACAGCCCGGAAGCCGCCCGCTTGCTCGACTACCGGCAATACTTCGATTACGATCTTCTGGTCACCGACATCCGCGACCCGAAACTCAAACCGGTCAGTGTCGACAAACAAAGTGGCAAGATGAGTGGAGGCGAAAACCAAAGCCCGTACTTTGTCGCCATCCTCGCCAGTTACCTGCACGCCTACAAACGTCACGAAACCCGGCGCAAGGAGCCATCCCTCGCCCTCGTTCCCATCGATGAGGCGTTCTCCAAACTCTCAGGCGAACGAATCCAGAACTGCATCCTCGCCATGGCCCAACTCGACCTCCAAGGTATGTTCTCGATGTCCAGCGGCAACATCCCCTACGCCTTCAGCCAGTGCGACGAACTCATCGTCATCTCCCGAAAAGAAGAACGCCGCGGCAAACGCATCGGCGTGCGCAACGTTCCCGTCGTCCTCTTCCGCGACAGCAAAGACGGCAAGGACTGGATGAAAGCCAACGGCCTGGAGAAATAG
- a CDS encoding DUF4194 domain-containing protein encodes MADAPPQAPTQDAFESEQAEPLINLPEHDRERLGEAIQQLLASGSISGHRSDTLYHWCRQHLEPLKEYATVAGLDIAMFHDERLIQAIPHVSSLRLRLRKDETIVWLALWYAGDIRWRDEGNDQAFLSVSELNALIQDQLLPDLSGQIAQGRLREILRKAVRFNLIKMESSDPFEESGIEVLPAIRRAVPFHDLTEWCELARDFNPQDAKHPDELPENPLDEEPMETIEDEPSDEAATNETSSADPQP; translated from the coding sequence ATGGCCGACGCACCACCACAAGCACCCACCCAGGATGCCTTTGAATCCGAGCAAGCAGAACCTCTGATCAACCTGCCGGAACACGACCGAGAACGACTCGGTGAAGCCATCCAACAATTGCTGGCAAGCGGATCCATCTCAGGCCATCGCTCGGACACCCTCTACCACTGGTGCCGACAACATCTCGAGCCCCTCAAGGAATACGCCACCGTCGCAGGGCTGGACATCGCCATGTTTCATGATGAGCGCCTGATCCAGGCGATTCCTCACGTCAGCTCGCTGCGCCTACGACTACGCAAGGACGAAACCATTGTCTGGCTCGCCCTCTGGTACGCCGGTGACATCCGCTGGCGCGACGAAGGAAACGACCAGGCATTTCTCTCGGTTTCCGAACTCAACGCTCTGATTCAGGACCAATTACTCCCCGACCTCAGCGGCCAGATCGCTCAAGGAAGACTCCGTGAAATTCTCCGCAAAGCCGTCCGCTTCAACCTGATCAAGATGGAATCCTCCGACCCCTTCGAGGAATCCGGCATCGAGGTCCTACCCGCCATCCGCCGCGCCGTTCCCTTCCACGACCTCACCGAGTGGTGCGAGCTCGCCCGGGATTTTAACCCGCAGGATGCCAAACATCCGGACGAACTCCCGGAAAATCCCCTGGATGAAGAACCGATGGAAACCATCGAAGATGAACCAAGCGACGAAGCCGCAACAAACGAAACATCAAGCGCCGATCCACAGCCATGA
- a CDS encoding Wadjet anti-phage system protein JetA family protein: MSTEHLSTALFRETRGPGFFRVLSGKNAAFYVDVLDELEQLTAEKPDGLAREEVIAVITDTLERHPGFEFIELEDESQDPSEASSPRDKARLLLHYLLKCHWLDEPPQRDWRKIIYFDAHGATLIQALRKIAWPDAAVFTDKLIGVCSMLADESSLSDTPWQTVENCIANVKDGLSELQSMQKSIQRFTRRQLEEETLKGNLSVVFDDYTEQMSHACYAEMVRSRLPLRLPAAVNRITKRLMSDASAFSDMQTEVLRRHPDMSAETARAMVGNTLDELITLIERVMPMADEIDRRTADFIRRSLARFRYLQDVTGERRGEVKAFFDTLNNRHAGKKITQVTQIDESFPAFRLPSASIPAGLDSLYKPPIKRPDLKQDSFDEAIEEGDREGALSDMGRALKESLSAHRANSYVKSLPGGKGICIASADLPLEGEAGFSDLISLLLHAESNGVRYRLEVDRVEQESIPPETDPLPGCSVERFTLIKK, from the coding sequence ATGTCCACCGAGCACCTCTCCACCGCCCTGTTCCGCGAAACCCGGGGCCCTGGATTTTTTCGCGTTCTATCCGGAAAAAACGCAGCCTTCTACGTCGATGTGCTCGATGAATTGGAACAGCTCACCGCTGAAAAACCGGACGGACTGGCAAGGGAAGAGGTCATCGCCGTCATCACCGACACCCTGGAGCGCCACCCCGGATTCGAATTCATCGAACTGGAGGACGAATCCCAGGACCCCTCCGAAGCCAGCTCGCCGCGCGACAAAGCCCGACTTCTGCTGCACTACCTCCTGAAATGCCACTGGCTCGATGAACCACCCCAGCGCGATTGGCGGAAAATCATCTACTTCGACGCCCACGGAGCCACCCTGATCCAAGCCCTGCGTAAAATCGCCTGGCCAGACGCCGCCGTCTTCACCGACAAACTCATCGGCGTCTGCTCAATGCTCGCCGATGAATCCAGCCTCTCGGACACTCCATGGCAAACCGTCGAAAACTGCATCGCCAACGTCAAAGACGGGCTCTCGGAACTGCAGTCGATGCAAAAATCCATCCAGCGCTTCACTCGGCGCCAGCTCGAAGAAGAAACCCTCAAAGGCAATCTCAGCGTCGTCTTCGATGATTACACCGAACAGATGTCACACGCCTGTTACGCCGAGATGGTCCGCTCCCGGCTCCCACTCCGGCTTCCCGCCGCAGTCAACCGCATCACCAAACGCCTGATGTCGGACGCGTCCGCCTTCTCCGATATGCAAACCGAGGTTCTGAGGCGCCACCCCGACATGAGCGCCGAGACCGCCCGGGCCATGGTCGGCAACACCCTCGACGAACTCATCACTTTGATCGAACGCGTCATGCCGATGGCCGATGAAATCGACCGCCGCACCGCCGACTTCATTCGCCGATCACTCGCCCGATTCCGCTACCTCCAGGACGTCACCGGTGAGCGTCGCGGAGAGGTCAAAGCCTTTTTCGACACCCTGAATAACAGGCACGCTGGAAAAAAAATCACCCAAGTCACCCAGATAGACGAATCCTTTCCCGCCTTCCGACTCCCCTCAGCCTCCATTCCCGCCGGTCTCGACTCCCTCTATAAACCGCCAATCAAACGACCCGACCTCAAACAGGACTCCTTCGACGAGGCCATCGAAGAAGGCGACCGCGAGGGAGCCCTCAGCGATATGGGCCGCGCTCTCAAGGAGTCCCTCTCGGCCCACCGGGCCAATAGCTACGTCAAATCTCTCCCCGGCGGCAAAGGGATCTGTATCGCCAGCGCCGATCTCCCACTCGAAGGAGAAGCCGGATTCTCAGACCTCATCTCCCTGCTACTACATGCCGAATCCAATGGCGTCCGCTACCGATTGGAAGTCGACCGTGTGGAACAAGAATCCATCCCCCCCGAAACCGACCCTCTCCCCGGCTGCAGCGTAGAGCGCTTCACCCTGATCAAAAAATAG
- a CDS encoding alpha/beta fold hydrolase: protein MQLSITFQGMLSAVRGQCWQLVWVSVLALLSSCAAQLDVNASNQTKPAKPYLAEKQYASFDGDFLGYRKWEPKQRNPKMIVIGVHGISGYAGDYDNLGKHFLKQHTDTALYAADTRGQGMDPVVERRGDIRSPKDWYRDLYTFTGLVRKLHPKAKVVWFGESMGSLIVLHAYHHPPHGESKPDALVMASPIIGVDEQLTRWKYWTAKVSAMLMPRLRVSLETLSDGQRPVVTKDDIHEQQAVQNPWYIKQYTLRLLLHLSRMSETLGDLAADTDCPVLVLHGGEDIFTSEERVKQWFGRFPADADATRKLYPDSYHLLMYDHERETIFGDVSDWLRKVK, encoded by the coding sequence ATGCAGCTTTCCATTACATTCCAAGGTATGCTAAGTGCTGTGAGAGGGCAGTGTTGGCAACTCGTGTGGGTATCGGTGCTGGCACTGTTGTCATCCTGTGCCGCGCAACTTGATGTGAATGCTTCCAACCAAACCAAACCAGCCAAGCCGTATTTGGCAGAGAAGCAATATGCTTCATTTGATGGTGATTTTCTGGGGTACCGTAAGTGGGAGCCCAAGCAGCGGAACCCTAAGATGATCGTGATCGGCGTGCATGGTATTTCCGGCTATGCGGGGGATTACGACAACCTGGGGAAGCATTTTTTGAAACAGCATACGGATACGGCCTTGTATGCGGCGGACACCCGGGGGCAGGGAATGGATCCTGTGGTCGAGAGGCGTGGCGACATCCGCTCACCGAAAGACTGGTATCGTGACTTGTACACCTTTACGGGATTGGTGCGTAAACTTCACCCGAAGGCCAAGGTTGTTTGGTTTGGTGAAAGTATGGGGTCGCTGATCGTCTTGCACGCGTATCACCATCCTCCGCACGGCGAGAGCAAACCGGATGCGCTGGTGATGGCTTCCCCGATTATTGGGGTGGATGAGCAGCTTACCCGGTGGAAATACTGGACCGCCAAGGTGTCAGCCATGCTGATGCCCAGGCTTCGGGTTTCTCTGGAGACTCTTTCGGATGGGCAGCGACCGGTGGTGACCAAGGACGATATCCATGAGCAGCAAGCGGTGCAGAACCCGTGGTATATCAAGCAGTACACGCTGCGCTTGCTTTTGCATCTCAGTAGAATGTCCGAGACCCTTGGTGATCTGGCGGCTGATACGGATTGTCCGGTGTTGGTGCTGCACGGTGGCGAGGATATTTTTACTTCCGAGGAGCGGGTAAAACAATGGTTTGGCCGTTTTCCTGCGGATGCGGATGCGACGCGAAAACTCTACCCGGACTCCTATCACCTGCTGATGTATGACCATGAGAGGGAAACCATTTTCGGGGATGTCTCGGATTGGCTGAGGAAGGTCAAATAA
- a CDS encoding zinc metallopeptidase — protein sequence MHRLFLIVSLLVMLVALVLRRVNADRLLRRAKMIRLHGSSRDMAEKMLASMGHGDVKLEMTARANRIWAGMDVVGEHWIRIPVEKEGQENAYVHGLTALRVGLYLLSLREPRLIARRRWAIRFGHVFPIFATMVAAFVMLTGRASWSITIVMSSLAMAACVQVATFMVERRAAELATVVLEKKRIYPRLSDEEAVSDALRGWSWFRVLPGILARLT from the coding sequence ATGCATCGTTTATTTTTAATCGTATCCCTATTGGTCATGTTAGTGGCCCTGGTGTTACGGCGCGTGAACGCGGACCGCCTGCTTCGGCGGGCCAAGATGATCCGGCTGCATGGATCATCCCGCGACATGGCGGAAAAGATGTTGGCCTCGATGGGGCATGGTGATGTGAAACTTGAGATGACAGCCCGGGCGAACCGGATTTGGGCGGGGATGGATGTGGTGGGGGAGCACTGGATTCGGATTCCGGTAGAGAAAGAGGGCCAGGAAAATGCCTATGTGCACGGATTGACTGCTCTGCGGGTGGGTTTGTATTTATTATCGCTGAGAGAACCCCGACTGATTGCCCGCCGCCGATGGGCGATTCGTTTTGGTCATGTGTTTCCGATCTTTGCGACGATGGTGGCGGCATTTGTGATGCTGACCGGCAGGGCATCCTGGTCGATTACGATTGTGATGAGTTCGCTGGCCATGGCGGCCTGTGTGCAGGTGGCGACATTTATGGTTGAGCGTCGGGCGGCTGAGCTTGCCACGGTGGTTTTGGAGAAAAAGAGAATTTACCCGAGGCTGAGTGACGAGGAGGCGGTCAGTGATGCCTTGCGTGGTTGGTCGTGGTTCAGGGTGTTGCCGGGGATTTTAGCGAGATTGACCTGA
- a CDS encoding cell division protein FtsZ has product MISYQRDPQQTIPESSVKIVGLGGAGANMLDRAALDGLSGAEMLCINTDMRTLGSSVASEKIQIGRNLTMGLGAGGDPELGLKAAQECEQEIRDAFRDRKMIFLCVGLGGGTGSGAAPLICRLAREEGAFVVVFATVPFGFEGSRRRNQADTTLNELAVLANALVTFDNDRMGELVVAKKGIHEAFAAADRMISESVQAVTRLVMRPGLVNVGLDDLMAALRTNRSRCLFGSGLAKGEDRPQRALENTLASPLLDQGSLLKDATTVLVHICGGESLTLYEVELLMQGLSKHVPESAHILFGAAVDPAMKDGLSMTLISALPENKLIASTEQQEAEAPVMGEAIEQAVEEDGPEAEDMLVPMGEELVVEEAELAESESAEEESLFIVDSEPAHEQVAEEEPEQVETDEEVLEDLLESGDPAAELDSTDEEAMDQGADEVDLIADEALDDSLLEEVVEEIDEDHGSDEAEEEASSLTMPVRTHAKNPQGELELDGGPKGKFEGEIPNVLDGEDLDIPPFLRKKRR; this is encoded by the coding sequence ATGATTTCTTACCAGCGTGACCCACAGCAGACCATTCCCGAATCTTCCGTAAAAATCGTTGGCCTTGGTGGTGCCGGAGCCAATATGCTCGACCGGGCTGCGCTCGATGGCCTGAGTGGCGCGGAGATGTTGTGTATCAACACTGACATGCGGACGCTGGGTAGTTCCGTGGCCAGTGAAAAGATCCAGATTGGTAGAAATTTGACCATGGGCTTGGGGGCCGGAGGTGACCCTGAGTTGGGGCTGAAAGCGGCTCAGGAGTGCGAACAGGAAATTCGTGACGCATTCCGTGACCGGAAGATGATTTTTCTCTGTGTTGGCCTGGGAGGAGGCACCGGATCGGGTGCGGCACCCTTGATTTGTCGTTTGGCCCGTGAAGAGGGCGCCTTTGTTGTGGTGTTTGCCACCGTTCCATTTGGTTTTGAAGGCTCCCGTCGCCGGAATCAGGCAGACACAACACTCAACGAGCTGGCGGTATTGGCCAATGCCTTGGTGACCTTCGACAATGATCGGATGGGTGAGCTGGTCGTTGCGAAAAAAGGAATCCACGAGGCTTTTGCCGCTGCGGACCGGATGATTTCCGAGTCGGTTCAGGCGGTGACCCGTCTGGTGATGCGTCCGGGTCTGGTGAATGTCGGCCTGGATGATTTGATGGCAGCTCTGCGGACCAACCGCTCACGTTGTTTGTTTGGTTCAGGATTGGCCAAGGGTGAGGATCGGCCCCAGCGGGCCTTGGAAAACACTCTGGCGAGCCCCTTGCTCGATCAGGGAAGTTTGCTTAAGGATGCCACCACGGTGTTGGTGCATATCTGCGGTGGGGAGTCCCTGACTTTGTATGAGGTGGAGTTGCTGATGCAAGGGCTGTCGAAGCACGTTCCGGAGTCGGCTCATATCCTGTTTGGTGCCGCGGTTGACCCGGCGATGAAGGATGGCCTGAGTATGACCTTGATCAGTGCCTTGCCAGAAAACAAGCTGATCGCAAGCACGGAACAGCAGGAGGCTGAAGCCCCGGTGATGGGGGAAGCCATCGAGCAGGCAGTCGAGGAGGACGGGCCGGAGGCCGAGGATATGCTGGTGCCCATGGGAGAAGAATTGGTCGTCGAGGAAGCTGAGCTTGCCGAGTCGGAGTCGGCCGAGGAAGAAAGTTTGTTTATCGTTGATTCCGAGCCTGCGCACGAGCAGGTGGCGGAAGAAGAACCCGAGCAGGTAGAGACAGATGAGGAAGTTCTGGAGGACTTGCTTGAGTCCGGAGATCCAGCCGCAGAGCTGGATTCCACTGATGAGGAAGCCATGGATCAGGGCGCCGATGAAGTTGATTTGATTGCTGATGAAGCGCTGGATGATTCGTTGCTTGAGGAAGTAGTCGAAGAGATCGATGAAGATCATGGATCCGACGAGGCGGAAGAAGAGGCGAGCAGCTTGACGATGCCGGTGCGCACCCATGCCAAAAATCCTCAAGGGGAGCTGGAACTTGACGGTGGGCCGAAGGGTAAATTCGAAGGGGAGATCCCCAATGTGTTGGATGGTGAGGATCTGGATATCCCTCCATTCCTTCGTAAAAAACGCCGTTAA